A window of the Miscanthus floridulus cultivar M001 chromosome 14, ASM1932011v1, whole genome shotgun sequence genome harbors these coding sequences:
- the LOC136504573 gene encoding asparagine synthetase [glutamine-hydrolyzing]-like yields the protein MCGILAVLGYADEASHGKRARVLELSRRLKHRGPDWSGLRQMGDCYLSHQRLAIIDPASGDQPLYNEDQSVVVAVNGEIYNHQDLRSRLADAGHSFRTGSDCEVIAHLYEEHGEEFVDMLDGVFSFVLLDTRHGDRASSFMAARDAIGVTPLYIGWGIDGSVWISSEMKALNDECEHFEIFPPGHLYSSKTGGFSRWYSPPWYDEAIIPSVPYNLLALRKAFEKAVVKRLMTDVPFGVLLSGGLDSSLVAAVAVRHLAGTEAAKRWGTKLHSFCVGLEGSPDLKAAREVADYLGTLHHEFHFTVQDGIDAIEDVIYHTETYDVTTIRASTPMFLMSRKIKSLGVKMVISGEGSDELFGGYLYFHKAPDKEEFHRETCRKVKALHQYDCLRANKATSAWGLEARVPFLDKQFINEAMSIDPEWKMVRPDLGRIEKWVLRKAFDDEEQPFLPKHILYRQKEQFSDGVGYSWIDGLKAHAASNVTDKMLSNAKFILPHNTPTTKEAYYYRMIFERFFPQKSAILTVPGGPSVACSTAKAIEWDAQWSANLDPSGRAALGVHLAAYEHEQEQDPKHVPATIAAGGSKKPRTISRVAAAAAPPGVAIEG from the exons ATGTGCGGCATACTTGCTGTGCTTGGGTACGCCGACGAGGCGTCTCATGGCAAGCGGGCGCGCGTGCTGGAGCTGTCGCGGCGGCTCAAGCACCGTGGCCCCGACTGGAGCGGCCTCCGGCAGATGGGCGACTGCTACCTGTCCCACCAGCGCCTCGCCATCATCGACCCGGCCTCCGGCGACCAGCCCCTCTACAACGAGGACCAGTCGGTCGTCGTCGCCGTCAACGGCGAGATCTACAACCACCAGGACCTGAGGAGCAGGCTCGCCGACGCCGGCCACAGCTTCAGGACCGGCAGCGACTGCGAGGTCATCGCGCACCTG TACGAGGAGCATGGAGAGGAGTTCGTGGACATGCTGGACGGCGTCTTCTCCTTCGTGCTGCTGGACACCCGCCATGGCGACCGCGCAAGCAGCTTCATGGCTGCCCGCGACGCCATCGGCGTGACGCCCCTCTACATCGGATGGGGAATCGATG GGTCGGTGTGGATTTCGTCAGAGATGAAGGCCCTGAACGACGAGTGCGAGCACTTTGAGATCTTCCCTCCGGGGCATCTCTACTCCAGCAAAACTGGAGGATTCAGCAGGTGGTACAGCCCACCATGGTACGACGAGGCCATCATCCCCTCCGTTCCATACAACCTGCTGGCCCTCAGGAAGGCCTTCGAAAAG GCTGTGGTAAAGCGGCTGATGACAGACGTCCCCTTCGGCGTCCTGCTCTCCGGCGGGCTGGACTCGTCGCTGGTGGCGGCCGTCGCCGTGCGCCACCTCGCCGGGACAGAGGCGGCCAAGCGCTGGGGAACCAAGCTCCACTCCTTCTGCGTCGGCCTGGAGGGGTCCCCTGACCTGAAGGCGGCCAGGGAGGTGGCAGACTACCTGGGCACCCTGCACCATGAGTTCCACTTCACTGTTCAG GACGGCATTGATGCAATTGAAGACGTGATCTACCACACCGAGACGTACGACGTGACGACGATCAGGGCGAGCACGCCCATGTTCCTCATGTCGCGCAAGATCAAGTCGCTCGGGGTGAAGATGGTCATCTCCGGCGAGGGCTCCGACGAGCTCTTTGGAGGCTACCTCTACTTCCACAAGGCACCCGACAAGGAGGAGTTCCACCGCGAGACCTGCAGGAAG GTTAAGGCTCTGCATCAGTATGACTGCCTGAGAGCCAACAAGGCGACATCGGCTTGGGGCCTCGAGGCTCGCGTCCCCTTCTTGGACAAGCAGTTCATCAATGAGGCCATGAGCATCGACCCTGAGTGGAAGATG GTCCGGCCTGATCTTGGAAGGATTGAGAAGTGGGTGCTGAGGAAGGCATTCGACGATGAGGAGCAGCCATTCCTGCCCAAG CATATCCTGTACAGACAGAAGGAGCAGTTCAGTGACGGCGTTGGGTACAGCTGGATCGATGGCCTCAAGGCTCATGCAGCATCAAAT GTGACTGACAAGATGTTGTCGAATGCAAAGTTCATCTTACCACACAACACTCCGACCACAAAGGAGGCCTACTATTACAGGATGATCTTCGAGAGGTTCTTCCCTCAG AAGTCTGCTATCCTGACGGTGCCGGGCGGGCCAAGCGTGGCATGCAGCACGGCCAAGGCCATCGAGTGGGACGCGCAGTGGTCGGCAAACCTGGACCCCTCGGGGAGGGCGGCGCTGGGCGTTCATCTCGCCGCCTATGAACACGAACAAGAGCAAGATCCGAAGCATGTCCCAGCCACCATCGCAGCAGGAGGCAGCAAGAAGCCGAGGACCATCAGCAGggtggcagcagcggcggcgccgcCTGGCGTTGCCATCGAGGGATAG